The Sulfitobacter sp. S223 genome has a window encoding:
- a CDS encoding surface lipoprotein assembly modifier, with protein sequence MSLLKQQLKALALGAAVLTAAPVALAQQTSDAPVQLSVEQMRRAAELNLRNEDYGRALAFADALLQRDPQDVTALLIRSQALRARAKYADAQRAARDAWRLAKSDNQKFTASMLMAQALSSDGKRTRAQFWLRRAAQVAPTKAHANRAAQDFRYVQQRNPWQTNLTFTFQPSSNINNGSANDSSTLLYDILNPILGDSEVALGASSQALSGLETGFALQSRYRFHQTERTAHDLRIGLAYRTYHLSNSAKDDLAEEDAARVARGEVPLEVSGGDFAYGTVQLGYGYKQLRADRRGEFSLTADIGQSFYGGARYQRYLRAGVGQSYYINAKTKLDFGLSTDIRSGQRGADQEQLSLSGGVSKRLAGGNGLYLGAAITSVSSDTERLEYDEIRLRSGYLLGRQVMGTSLQLGLSTSFRDYDVTPHGPNGRREFQIAAEATATFNKIDYMGFNPTVSLSASTTNSNIGLYDVNRIGLSVGIASAF encoded by the coding sequence ATGAGCCTGTTAAAACAGCAGCTTAAAGCATTGGCACTGGGCGCGGCGGTTTTGACTGCTGCGCCTGTTGCGTTGGCGCAGCAAACAAGTGATGCGCCCGTTCAACTGTCGGTCGAGCAGATGCGCCGCGCTGCGGAACTCAATTTGCGCAACGAGGACTATGGCCGCGCCTTAGCCTTTGCAGACGCGTTGCTGCAGCGTGATCCGCAAGATGTCACAGCCTTGCTGATCCGCTCCCAAGCGCTGAGAGCCCGTGCGAAATATGCTGATGCACAAAGGGCCGCCCGTGATGCGTGGCGCCTGGCCAAGTCAGACAATCAAAAATTCACCGCATCAATGTTGATGGCGCAGGCGCTTTCGTCTGACGGCAAACGCACGCGCGCGCAATTCTGGCTACGCCGTGCCGCACAGGTTGCACCAACAAAGGCACATGCCAATCGCGCAGCACAGGACTTTCGCTATGTCCAGCAGCGCAATCCGTGGCAGACCAATCTGACGTTTACATTCCAGCCAAGCTCTAACATCAATAATGGCTCGGCGAATGACAGCTCTACTTTGCTGTATGATATTCTCAATCCCATTCTGGGTGACAGCGAGGTTGCTCTTGGCGCTTCCAGCCAGGCACTATCGGGGCTTGAGACCGGCTTTGCGTTGCAATCACGCTACCGTTTTCACCAAACAGAACGGACAGCCCACGATCTGCGCATCGGTCTCGCCTATCGCACCTACCATCTGTCGAATTCTGCAAAGGACGATCTAGCGGAGGAAGACGCGGCGCGTGTTGCACGCGGCGAAGTCCCGCTTGAGGTGTCGGGCGGAGATTTCGCCTATGGCACGGTGCAGTTGGGCTACGGTTACAAACAACTGCGCGCGGACCGGCGCGGGGAATTTAGCCTGACAGCCGATATTGGCCAAAGTTTCTACGGCGGCGCACGGTATCAGCGATATCTGCGCGCAGGTGTCGGGCAATCATATTACATCAATGCCAAAACCAAGCTTGATTTCGGCCTAAGCACTGACATCCGAAGCGGCCAGCGCGGGGCTGATCAGGAACAACTCAGCCTCAGCGGAGGCGTCAGCAAACGTCTGGCTGGTGGAAATGGCCTGTATCTTGGCGCAGCGATCACGTCGGTCAGTTCGGACACAGAGCGTTTGGAATATGATGAAATCCGCCTGCGCTCCGGCTATCTTCTGGGCCGTCAGGTGATGGGGACATCGCTTCAGCTCGGGCTTAGCACCAGCTTTCGCGATTACGATGTGACCCCCCACGGACCAAACGGGCGTCGCGAATTCCAGATCGCTGCCGAGGCAACAGCGACCTTCAATAAGATCGACTATATGGGTTTCAACCCCACCGTCAGCCTGAGCGCGTCCACGACCAACAGCAATATTGGTCTTTATGACGTGAACCGCATCGGGTTGAGCGTTGGAATTGCATCCGCATTTTAG
- a CDS encoding DUF1194 domain-containing protein, translating into MKTALLVALLAMGAAQASVAQTCRQALALGLDVSGSVDAREYRLQLSGLATALNSSAVRAALLEQPEAPVELLVFEWSGPQEQTTLVPWTRITDAQTLTDVTEVLGNVQRREGSAPGTALGVAMMVGAKMLAQRGQCWRRTLDISGDGKSNLGPRPRNIKPALASEGITINALVIGADNPANGDIRQSEIAELSAYFTAEVIVGPDAFVEVALGFEDYAAAMERKLLRELDGLIVSMR; encoded by the coding sequence ATGAAAACCGCGCTCCTTGTTGCACTCCTTGCGATGGGTGCGGCCCAAGCTTCGGTCGCACAGACCTGCCGTCAGGCATTAGCGCTGGGGTTGGATGTTTCGGGTTCGGTGGATGCGCGTGAATACCGGTTGCAGCTAAGCGGGTTGGCAACGGCATTGAACAGCTCGGCTGTGCGCGCCGCGCTGCTGGAGCAGCCTGAAGCACCGGTTGAGCTACTGGTCTTTGAATGGAGCGGACCGCAAGAGCAGACCACGTTGGTGCCTTGGACCCGCATCACCGATGCGCAAACACTGACGGACGTCACAGAGGTGCTCGGCAACGTTCAGCGGCGCGAAGGTTCGGCACCCGGGACAGCCTTGGGTGTGGCGATGATGGTTGGCGCAAAAATGCTTGCGCAGCGCGGCCAGTGCTGGCGGCGCACATTGGACATCTCTGGCGATGGCAAAAGCAACCTTGGACCGCGACCGCGCAATATCAAACCCGCACTGGCGTCCGAAGGTATCACCATTAATGCGCTCGTGATCGGTGCGGACAATCCCGCGAACGGCGATATCCGGCAAAGCGAGATTGCCGAACTCAGCGCCTATTTCACCGCCGAAGTCATTGTCGGGCCAGATGCCTTCGTCGAAGTTGCTTTGGGATTTGAGGATTACGCCGCTGCGATGGAGCGAAAGCTGTTGCGCGAACTGGACGGGCTCATTGTCTCAATGAGATAG
- a CDS encoding MarR family winged helix-turn-helix transcriptional regulator has product MSIQDPIGLPINETTAPPQKGFMTGYLEALSLVERLHRLLLDVIKDEFERVGVLEINAVQALLLFNIGDNEVTAGELKSRGYYQGSNVSYNLKKLVEMGYMHHQRCEIDRRSVRVRLTEKGRSIRDVVNELFLRHAGGLEDRGVLGPAGVIEITAALKRVERYWTDQIRYIY; this is encoded by the coding sequence ATGAGTATTCAGGATCCCATTGGTCTGCCAATCAATGAGACAACAGCCCCACCCCAAAAAGGGTTTATGACCGGGTACCTGGAGGCGCTCTCATTAGTTGAGCGGCTTCACCGGTTGTTGTTGGACGTCATCAAGGACGAGTTCGAACGCGTTGGCGTATTGGAGATCAACGCCGTGCAGGCGTTGCTGCTGTTCAATATCGGCGACAATGAAGTAACCGCCGGCGAACTGAAGAGCCGTGGTTATTACCAAGGCAGCAACGTCAGCTATAACCTCAAGAAGCTGGTTGAAATGGGATACATGCACCACCAGCGCTGCGAGATCGACCGCCGCTCGGTTCGGGTGCGGCTGACAGAGAAGGGCCGCTCTATTCGCGATGTGGTCAATGAGCTGTTTCTGCGCCATGCAGGCGGGCTTGAAGATCGCGGTGTGCTGGGGCCTGCGGGCGTGATTGAGATCACTGCGGCGCTCAAACGGGTCGAGAGGTATTGGACAGATCAGATACGCTATATCTATTGA
- a CDS encoding GIY-YIG nuclease family protein has translation MSAGRSVRLYLADGKATGILTAEIMNWTGHVLAAPRTRFEGAFARDELKRTGIYLLIGPDDEGSDLLKVYVGEGDEIGKRLYTHNKEKDFWERFIAVTSKDMNLTKAHVRYLEGRLLTLLKEARRAKIENKDMPQFNLLPEADIADMETFLEEIQLVLPVVGVEVFRKPASSKPAINKNAETTVFEVKFELINAKAGIVAQAREDAGDFIVEEGAIGALREAISFKDKIKSVRDDAIRTGQITALDEKNFRVEQDISFGSPSAAAVFLFGTSRNGRTDWLVRGQGMNYGAWKDSMIDKALIE, from the coding sequence GTGAGCGCTGGCCGCTCAGTTCGACTTTATCTAGCGGATGGAAAAGCGACAGGTATTCTTACCGCTGAAATTATGAACTGGACTGGGCATGTCCTTGCCGCTCCTCGAACACGGTTCGAAGGCGCCTTTGCTAGGGACGAACTAAAGCGAACCGGAATCTATTTGTTGATCGGCCCTGATGATGAAGGAAGTGATCTTTTAAAGGTTTATGTGGGGGAGGGAGACGAAATTGGAAAACGTCTTTACACTCACAATAAGGAGAAAGACTTTTGGGAGAGGTTTATAGCCGTAACCAGCAAGGACATGAATTTAACTAAGGCACATGTCCGGTATCTCGAAGGGAGGCTACTGACGCTTTTGAAAGAGGCCAGAAGAGCAAAGATTGAAAACAAGGACATGCCTCAATTTAATCTGCTGCCTGAGGCGGATATTGCAGATATGGAAACTTTCCTAGAAGAAATCCAACTGGTTTTACCCGTTGTAGGTGTCGAAGTTTTCAGGAAACCGGCATCTAGTAAGCCCGCGATAAATAAGAATGCTGAAACGACAGTATTCGAAGTGAAGTTCGAGTTAATTAATGCCAAGGCTGGTATCGTTGCTCAAGCACGAGAGGATGCTGGCGATTTTATCGTCGAAGAGGGGGCTATTGGAGCGTTGCGCGAAGCAATCTCTTTCAAAGATAAGATTAAATCTGTTCGTGATGACGCTATCAGAACTGGCCAGATCACTGCGCTTGACGAAAAGAACTTTCGTGTTGAACAGGATATTTCTTTTGGCAGCCCAAGCGCTGCAGCTGTATTTCTTTTTGGTACCAGTAGAAATGGCCGGACAGATTGGCTCGTTCGGGGCCAAGGCATGAATTATGGTGCTTGGAAAGACAGCATGATCGACAAAGCTTTGATCGAATAA
- a CDS encoding pyridoxal phosphate-dependent aminotransferase yields the protein MELLSRTLARVKPSPTIAVTTKAQELKAAGRDVIGLGAGEPDFDTPQNIKDAAVAAIADGKTKYTAVDGIPELKQAICAKLKRDNELDYVPAQVSVSSGGKQVLYNALMATMNPGEEVIIPAPYWVSYPDMVLLAGGTPVVVECGIEQNFKMTADQLEAAITPNTKWLIFNSPSNPTGAGYSWDELKALTEVLLRHPHVWVMTDDMYEHLAYDDFKFCTPAQVEPRLYDRTLTVNGVSKAYAMTGWRIGYAAGPEKLIGAMRKVQSQSTSNPCSISQYAAIEALNGTQDYIAPHNEMFVRRRNLVVEALNAIEGITCPVPEGAFYVYPSISGLIGKTTAAGTLIENDEVFATALLEETGVAVVFGAAFGLSPNFRISYATSDENLVEACKRITAFCAGLH from the coding sequence ATGGAACTGCTCTCCCGTACACTTGCCCGCGTCAAACCATCGCCCACAATTGCTGTCACAACCAAAGCACAAGAGCTCAAAGCCGCTGGCCGAGACGTGATTGGTTTGGGCGCCGGCGAACCGGACTTTGATACCCCCCAAAATATCAAGGACGCGGCTGTTGCTGCAATCGCGGATGGCAAAACGAAATACACTGCTGTGGATGGCATTCCAGAGCTTAAGCAAGCAATTTGTGCCAAGCTCAAACGAGACAATGAGCTGGATTATGTTCCCGCACAAGTCAGCGTGTCCAGCGGCGGCAAGCAGGTGCTTTATAATGCACTGATGGCGACGATGAACCCGGGTGAAGAAGTCATCATTCCAGCGCCTTACTGGGTCAGCTACCCTGATATGGTGCTGCTTGCCGGCGGCACGCCTGTGGTCGTTGAATGCGGCATCGAACAGAACTTTAAGATGACCGCCGACCAGCTAGAGGCAGCGATCACGCCCAATACAAAATGGCTGATATTCAACTCTCCTTCCAACCCGACCGGTGCGGGCTATAGCTGGGATGAACTGAAGGCGCTGACAGAGGTGCTTTTGCGTCATCCCCATGTCTGGGTGATGACCGATGACATGTACGAACACCTTGCCTATGACGACTTCAAATTTTGCACCCCTGCTCAGGTCGAGCCTAGGCTTTACGACCGGACGTTGACGGTGAACGGCGTATCCAAAGCCTATGCTATGACCGGCTGGCGGATTGGGTATGCGGCCGGACCGGAAAAACTGATAGGGGCGATGCGCAAGGTTCAGTCCCAGTCCACTTCGAACCCGTGCTCGATCAGCCAGTATGCCGCGATCGAAGCACTGAACGGTACGCAGGACTATATTGCCCCGCACAATGAGATGTTTGTGCGTCGCCGCAATCTGGTGGTCGAGGCGCTGAATGCCATCGAAGGGATCACATGCCCGGTCCCAGAAGGCGCTTTCTACGTCTATCCTTCCATATCTGGCCTGATCGGCAAAACCACCGCCGCAGGTACCCTGATCGAGAATGACGAAGTCTTCGCGACCGCTTTGCTGGAAGAAACAGGTGTAGCGGTTGTATTTGGCGCCGCTTTCGGTCTCAGCCCCAACTTCCGCATCAGCTATGCCACGTCGGATGAAAATCTGGTGGAAGCCTGCAAACGGATCACAGCGTTCTGCGCCGGGTTGCACTAA
- a CDS encoding ArsC/Spx/MgsR family protein, translating into MTLFGLKTCDTCRKALKALPNATFVDVREAGVPDAVMSKAFAQFGDALLNTRSTTWRGLDDEARKAPPLDLLAAHPTLMKRPLIQVGDALFLGWTAQTQEAVQNAI; encoded by the coding sequence ATCACCCTATTCGGTCTAAAGACCTGCGACACATGCCGCAAAGCCTTGAAAGCCCTGCCAAACGCGACATTTGTCGATGTGCGCGAGGCCGGAGTGCCCGACGCCGTGATGTCAAAAGCGTTCGCGCAGTTCGGTGATGCATTGCTCAACACGCGTTCAACAACGTGGCGCGGACTGGATGACGAGGCGCGTAAGGCGCCGCCGCTTGATCTGCTGGCAGCGCACCCCACGTTGATGAAACGCCCGCTTATTCAGGTCGGTGACGCATTGTTTCTGGGCTGGACCGCCCAGACACAAGAGGCCGTGCAAAACGCGATCTAG
- a CDS encoding DUF1194 domain-containing protein — protein MDLYEQYRPLVIRTLGLAAGVTLAALPAVAVECRLALALAIDVSSSVDATEDALQRGGVVAALTAPEVEAAFFSADLPVALAVYEWSGRYNQEIILDWTLIDSRTTLVRAAETVAQSKRSHNDFPTAMGYALGFGAQLLERGPDCLRKTLDMAGDGQSNEGFGPQSAYREFPFEDVTVNGLVVNAADFEGEVGLIAFYRGEVIHGPGAFLIVADGFEDYEGAMQRKLERELTPPAIGALQNQGNAG, from the coding sequence ATGGACCTCTATGAGCAATACCGGCCATTGGTGATCCGCACACTGGGCCTTGCGGCGGGGGTCACCCTCGCCGCGCTGCCTGCGGTGGCAGTGGAATGTCGGCTTGCACTGGCGTTGGCGATTGATGTTTCCAGTTCCGTAGATGCAACAGAAGACGCGCTGCAGCGCGGTGGTGTGGTGGCCGCATTGACTGCGCCAGAGGTAGAGGCCGCGTTTTTCTCTGCTGACCTGCCTGTCGCTTTGGCTGTGTACGAATGGTCGGGGCGCTACAATCAGGAAATCATTCTTGACTGGACCCTGATTGACAGCCGCACAACATTGGTCCGCGCCGCAGAAACCGTGGCACAATCCAAGCGCAGTCATAACGATTTCCCCACGGCCATGGGTTACGCGCTGGGTTTCGGGGCGCAACTGCTGGAACGCGGACCGGATTGCTTGCGCAAGACGCTGGATATGGCAGGCGATGGGCAAAGCAACGAAGGCTTCGGGCCACAGAGTGCTTACCGCGAGTTTCCATTTGAAGATGTGACGGTCAACGGTTTGGTGGTAAATGCTGCCGATTTCGAGGGTGAAGTCGGTCTGATTGCATTTTATCGCGGCGAAGTGATCCACGGCCCCGGTGCTTTCCTTATTGTCGCAGACGGCTTTGAGGATTACGAAGGTGCGATGCAGCGCAAATTAGAGCGTGAACTGACACCCCCCGCAATTGGTGCGTTACAAAATCAGGGAAACGCCGGATGA
- a CDS encoding YHS domain-containing (seleno)protein: MTLFSRRKMMLSGAAIAAFSPLQLSAATVRVSINDVGAAIDGYDTTAYWQIAAAQTGAATHTVSWSGATWQFSSQNNADMFAAAPIDFAPQFGGFCTRAMSFGKVVNGDPEVWRIYEGKLYLFARPIGGEKFDEGPDPIIGQAQDSWDLLD, from the coding sequence ATGACGCTTTTCTCGCGTAGAAAAATGATGCTATCCGGTGCAGCGATTGCTGCGTTTAGTCCCCTTCAGCTAAGCGCTGCCACGGTGCGGGTCTCGATCAATGACGTAGGCGCTGCAATTGATGGCTACGACACAACAGCCTATTGGCAGATCGCGGCGGCACAGACTGGCGCAGCCACTCACACTGTCTCATGGAGCGGTGCTACATGGCAGTTTTCCTCACAAAATAACGCGGACATGTTTGCCGCCGCGCCAATCGACTTCGCGCCCCAATTCGGTGGCTTTTGTACCCGTGCAATGTCCTTCGGGAAGGTCGTGAACGGCGATCCGGAGGTTTGGCGCATTTATGAAGGCAAGCTTTACCTCTTTGCACGTCCCATCGGCGGCGAAAAGTTTGACGAAGGTCCAGATCCCATAATTGGGCAGGCTCAGGATAGCTGGGATTTGCTGGATTGA
- a CDS encoding class II aldolase/adducin family protein produces MNTQSALRSGGFDIPDPQSLPSLKGEVSEIEWDLRCQLAATYRLCALHGWTDLVFTHISARLPDENGEERFLINPYGVMFDEMTASCLVKIDLHGNICSETPYFINPAGFTIHSAIHAARHDAGCVIHVHTPYGVAVSVQNNGLRRYTQFAMTVSNDLAYHDYEGIALDLDERERIVADIGDKSLLMLRNHGTLTVGPNCAIAFLRMYFLENACKTQILAQAAGSENLHEEPQAMADTVSGQAAGAFTPGMGDNLVWPGLMRKLARQNPGHDQ; encoded by the coding sequence ATGAACACACAAAGCGCCCTACGCTCAGGTGGCTTCGACATACCTGACCCGCAAAGCCTGCCAAGCCTGAAAGGCGAGGTGAGTGAAATCGAGTGGGATTTGCGCTGCCAGCTTGCCGCCACTTACCGCCTCTGTGCCCTGCACGGTTGGACCGATCTGGTGTTCACGCATATCTCTGCACGGTTGCCTGACGAGAATGGCGAAGAGCGATTCCTGATTAACCCCTATGGCGTGATGTTCGACGAGATGACGGCGTCTTGCCTAGTCAAGATCGATCTGCACGGCAATATTTGCTCCGAAACGCCGTATTTCATCAATCCGGCCGGCTTCACCATTCACAGCGCTATTCATGCGGCGCGTCATGACGCGGGCTGCGTGATCCATGTGCATACACCATACGGCGTTGCTGTTTCCGTCCAGAACAACGGGCTGCGCCGCTACACGCAGTTTGCTATGACGGTTTCGAACGACCTTGCATATCATGACTACGAAGGCATCGCGTTGGATTTGGACGAACGGGAGCGTATCGTCGCGGATATTGGTGATAAGAGCCTTCTGATGCTGCGCAATCACGGTACGCTTACAGTTGGTCCAAACTGCGCAATTGCTTTCTTGCGGATGTATTTCCTTGAAAACGCCTGCAAGACCCAGATCCTTGCGCAGGCTGCGGGCTCTGAGAACCTGCATGAAGAACCTCAGGCGATGGCTGACACGGTGTCGGGGCAGGCGGCTGGTGCCTTCACGCCGGGGATGGGCGATAATCTGGTTTGGCCTGGTCTTATGCGCAAGCTGGCGCGCCAGAACCCCGGTCACGACCAGTAA
- a CDS encoding cold-shock protein: MPTGTVKWFNTTKGYGFIAPEGGGNDVFVHISAVERSGLTGLADDQKVSYELSEGRDGRQMAADLKLL, from the coding sequence ATGCCAACGGGAACCGTCAAATGGTTTAATACGACAAAGGGTTATGGGTTTATCGCCCCAGAAGGGGGCGGAAATGACGTATTTGTCCACATCTCTGCTGTAGAGCGTTCGGGGCTGACGGGCCTCGCGGACGATCAAAAGGTTAGCTACGAGCTTTCCGAAGGGCGTGACGGACGCCAGATGGCCGCAGATCTCAAGCTTCTGTAA
- the thyX gene encoding FAD-dependent thymidylate synthase — MPISPEQQAEIDAQRATPQPTLRAVSPGMEAHLYTAHEVLDHGFIRVIDYMGDDAAICQAARVSYGKGTKSVQNDEGLIRYLMRHWHSTPFEMCEIKLHVKLPVFVARQWIRHRTANVNEYSARYSILDREFYIPAPEHVNAQSVVNNQGRGGVLEGAEAARVLEILKSDSNRAYDNYEAMIGETGPDGEAQDGLARELARMNLPANVYTQWYWKVDLHNLFHFLRLRADEHAQYEIRVYADAICKVVADWVPAAYGAFEDYRLGGATLSGKALDCVRRMLKGEEVTQENSGMSKGEWREFEGALK; from the coding sequence ATGCCCATCAGCCCAGAACAACAAGCCGAAATCGATGCACAGCGCGCCACGCCACAACCTACCTTGCGGGCTGTCTCTCCGGGGATGGAGGCGCATCTGTATACAGCGCACGAAGTGCTCGACCACGGGTTTATCCGCGTCATTGATTACATGGGAGATGATGCCGCCATCTGTCAGGCCGCACGCGTAAGCTACGGAAAAGGCACAAAGTCCGTTCAGAACGACGAAGGGCTGATCCGCTATCTGATGCGTCACTGGCACTCCACCCCCTTCGAGATGTGCGAAATCAAGCTGCACGTGAAACTGCCCGTTTTCGTCGCGCGCCAGTGGATTCGCCACCGGACAGCCAACGTCAACGAATACTCAGCCCGCTATTCGATTCTCGATCGTGAGTTCTATATTCCCGCGCCCGAACATGTGAATGCGCAGAGCGTGGTGAACAATCAGGGCCGCGGTGGCGTGCTGGAAGGGGCCGAAGCCGCGCGCGTGCTGGAAATCCTGAAATCCGATTCCAACCGCGCCTATGACAACTATGAGGCGATGATCGGCGAAACCGGCCCCGACGGCGAAGCACAAGACGGCCTTGCCCGCGAACTGGCCCGCATGAACCTGCCCGCCAACGTCTATACGCAATGGTACTGGAAGGTGGACCTGCACAACCTGTTCCACTTCCTGCGCCTGCGCGCGGACGAACACGCCCAATACGAAATCCGCGTCTACGCCGATGCGATCTGTAAAGTCGTCGCCGACTGGGTGCCAGCTGCTTACGGCGCGTTCGAGGACTACCGTCTGGGCGGCGCGACCCTGTCGGGCAAAGCGCTAGACTGCGTGCGCCGCATGCTGAAAGGCGAAGAGGTCACGCAGGAGAATAGCGGGATGTCGAAGGGGGAATGGCGGGAGTTTGAGGGCGCGCTTAAGTGA
- a CDS encoding succinate dehydrogenase assembly factor 2 — protein sequence MLEIPTPQRPQNEPREVRVKRLAMRSMRRGIKEMDLILSAFATDSLADMNDADLDLYDDMLNENDHDLYQWVTGQIAPKAQYAALISDVQTHVSKG from the coding sequence ATGCTTGAAATACCAACCCCACAACGCCCGCAGAATGAACCACGCGAGGTCCGGGTCAAGCGCCTTGCCATGCGCTCCATGCGGCGCGGTATCAAAGAGATGGACCTGATCCTTTCCGCCTTTGCCACAGACAGTCTGGCTGACATGAACGATGCCGATTTGGACCTGTATGATGACATGCTCAACGAGAACGATCATGACCTTTATCAGTGGGTCACCGGCCAGATTGCGCCAAAGGCACAGTATGCCGCGCTGATCTCGGACGTTCAAACGCACGTTTCTAAAGGGTAA
- a CDS encoding helix-turn-helix transcriptional regulator produces MLDQTDWYAPEAATFGDRVAAAREAAGMTQAVLARRLGIRVPTLHAWENDMSEPRANRLSMLAGLLNVSMMWLINGEGEGLDGTGETGVLTEDAADILSEMRSLRVEMLQNTKRLAQLEKRLRALLTETSDA; encoded by the coding sequence ATGCTTGACCAAACCGACTGGTACGCGCCGGAGGCGGCGACATTCGGTGACCGCGTAGCTGCCGCGCGCGAGGCGGCAGGCATGACGCAGGCGGTACTGGCCCGAAGGCTTGGTATTCGGGTACCCACATTGCATGCGTGGGAAAATGATATGTCAGAACCACGCGCTAATCGCCTGTCGATGTTGGCAGGTTTGCTGAACGTATCAATGATGTGGTTGATCAACGGCGAAGGTGAAGGTCTGGACGGCACCGGAGAAACGGGCGTGCTGACCGAAGACGCCGCTGATATACTATCAGAGATGCGCAGCCTGCGTGTCGAGATGCTGCAAAACACCAAACGGCTTGCCCAGCTTGAAAAAAGGCTGCGCGCACTGTTGACGGAGACTTCGGATGCTTGA
- a CDS encoding VOC family protein produces MPIKYLHTMVRVKDLDASIAFYKLLGLVERRRIENEGGRFTLVFLCPPGMDDGHADVELTYNWDGDDGLPSDSRHFGHLAYTVENIYDTCQHLMDNGVTINRPPHDGRMAFVRSPDNISVELLQEGDALTPAEPWTSMSNTGHW; encoded by the coding sequence ATGCCCATCAAATACCTGCACACAATGGTTCGCGTCAAAGACCTCGATGCCTCCATCGCTTTCTACAAACTGCTTGGGCTGGTTGAGCGCCGCCGGATCGAGAATGAAGGCGGACGGTTCACATTGGTGTTTCTCTGCCCTCCCGGAATGGATGACGGCCATGCGGATGTGGAGCTGACCTATAACTGGGACGGTGACGACGGGCTGCCATCAGACAGCCGACACTTTGGTCACCTCGCCTACACGGTCGAGAACATTTATGACACTTGCCAGCACCTTATGGACAACGGCGTTACTATAAACCGCCCCCCCCACGACGGGCGCATGGCTTTCGTTCGGTCCCCTGACAACATCTCGGTCGAGCTTCTCCAAGAGGGCGATGCCCTGACACCTGCAGAACCATGGACCTCTATGAGCAATACCGGCCATTGGTGA